CATATCAGGGCTCACAGGATTAGGGTCAAAAGAGTATAAGGGGAAAATTCTCTATTGTTTGATCCTCTAATGTCACAACTGTATTTTTTGCATTCTTCCATGGGCAGAGCTTACATCAACAGGCATCCTTCAAAGTGAGCACAATAACACAATATTACCTTAAAAAGTTACAGCTGGTAGTGAGAGACAAGCTAGTTTCCTTGCACTTAGGGCTCAAAAACGTGTCCTTCACACATAGTTCAAAGAGGGCCCTCTATGGGGAAGGGTACAGGAACCCTCCTTGTGTCTTATGGAGAGACAGCAGTATGACTCAACTGCCTTTCCTTTAGTTTCAGAGGCCCCCAGGACGATAATCTCTCTATGCTTACTGCTGCAATCTACACTGATCTAGATAGCACCCACAGGGGAAAGGAGAAATTGATAATCATAGAGCCGAACAACAAACCTGGACTATCCACCAATTATTCTGAATAGGATGATTTTGTATTTCCTCCATTGTTTTTGTAAATGTTCCTTTTCTTTACTTATAGTTCATATGCTAGTCTACAGCTGTGTATAGCATCCTTATTAACAGCATAAGAAGCTCTATCCCTCATTTTTCACATTATATGGCCCTAGCAACCTACTTCAGTCTAGACTTACACTCCACATAAGAGTTTCATGTAATTTAGATGAAAGTAATGAACATGTCATTCTCACTTACTTTCAGTAAAAATTGTTTTCCCCTCACTTCAGTTTTGTGTCACTGTAGAAGCAAATGTCAGACACAGCATTTCCAAACCAGAGAATGGGCTGACAGCAGTGACAACCTATTTATTGGACTTGCTGTTACAACTGATTTGTAGTAAGGTGTGGAAGCACTTGGCTCACTACATGGGTGTACTCATTCCTGTAtttcagggtgggggaggagtaaGGGGTGAAGAAACTGCTGCTCCACAACATGCCAGAAAGAAAACTGACTCTTCCCCtttcaccttttaaaataaaatgatagcTACCATAAAGAGTTTATAGGGGCCCTAAAAAGTTTAGACTCCATATAGCATTTCTCCTGCTCCTACCTTTCTTTcataaaaaaacaaccaaaagtgCTGTACATTCCATGCTAGACAGATTACATCCCTACAGTGCATCCGGTGTTTGCAAACTTCAGAAATAAAATTTCCCACCTGAGCGTCCCACAAAGCAGCCCAATAAAGCTGCAGCCTGTTGGGgccaacacagctaactacctctctgtaaATGATTATGTCAGGAGCTTTCACACAAAAGCCAGCTTTGGTTAGGGAAGTACCCTATCAGTGTTATATTTTCTAAACAACAAAAGCATGACTAAAAATCACAAAGAAATCCTGTGCACTCACATCTGTCCAGTTAGCCTGCTGTTCCTGGCTATAGGAAGTTATGCAATAAGCCACTATATCAATCTTACTGAAAAACAGATGTAATCCATTTGAATCACAAAAAGGAGGCACCAGCTAAAATAAAAACCTATCCTTTGAAATCCTGAGTTGTTGTGTGGATTTAATCATATATATCACTTGTAGTCCTCAGACGCATGAAGAAGTGTATTACTTAAAGAGCAAAATAAACCCCCAAAACACAAGTCATTTTGTCATTACTTGGGTGTATGATCAAAACAatctgttgtttttaaacaatgaTGATATTAtaactcttggggggggggggacatttgCTCTGTATCTGTCATTGGCAATGAAATCAAAGTGCTTCACCATGCCCAATTCAAAATATCTTTGGAATCTTTAAACACCAGTCTTCTATGTTCTGGCAAGTTTTTATGATGAGGcgcaaaagggaaaaaatatggtGTAAATCTCACATCAGGCAACAACCAAGCTGCCAAGTACCACCCAGCTCATGTGACCCAGGCATTTGAAAACACTGAGCACTCACACTCATCTAGGCTTCAGGAATGGCCTGCATCACTGCAGTGGGACATCAGGGGCATGTATCACCTGCAGAGCAGTCAGATTCTTCACCCCTTTGCCATCATCTGATGAAATCGGCTATACCCTATCAAAGCTAAtgctctctgaacaagttagtctgtaATGTGCCatcttccctgccctctgccctttTCTTTAGTAAGGGAGGAAGAAGTAGCCAAGAAAAAGAAGGCAGCAGCTCCACAAAACCCCAATAGCTAACAACATCCTTAAGACTAGCCCTACACTGGCTGATCAATTAAATTCTATTCTGCACCCAATCCCACCAATAGGCACTTGGTTCTGCACATTACAAAGCCGAAATACTGTTTTTGTGGCTCCTAGAAACCATGGGTATGTTTGTATGACTCTAAAGGAAGGGAGATGAAATGCAGGAGCTTGTCTCTGACTAGTTTGTCCTTGATTCACATCCTTAAGAAACCCAACACTTTGGCAAATTGCTAATGGTTAAGATTGATGTTTATCACCTCCTTTGGGTGCCAAGACTTCTAATTTAACTATATAATTCAGTTTGCTTACTTGAGCATTGACATTTTGGTTGAAAGCCTGTCGCAAGACCAGGGTGAGTCCTTTTGTCACATTCTCTTTTAAGGAACCACTGATCAGCAGCCTTCTTGTGTTCAGAAGCAAAACTGTTGAACAACACCAAGATACACATTAGCCTGAAACATCAACATGCTACTGTTTTCTTGATTTTATTTCCTTCTAATTTTCATCACAGTCATCTATCTGGACCAAGTTCTGTGACAATCAAGTAAGAAACCCTTTGTTATGCACCGGTTGCATAGGAGCTCAGCCCAAGCCCAGAGCTCTCCAGTGTTCAGAGTAGATACTTCTGTTGCTGTGGGGAGCAAGGGCTAAAACTGCAGCACTTTCTACAATCACTGAGTCTTTTTCAGTGAATTACACTATGACCAGGTAATCTGAAAGTAGATTAATGGAACCTTCCAACATGACTGAAATGACATTGCCTCACAGGATTCAAAGTACAAGGAAGTACACGTGGAAGAATATACACTGCATTTTCATAAACAGAGACCTAATTACCCTTTCTCTGTTTCAGGATTAAAGCAAACCAAAATGGCCTTTAATTCCCATGATTACTTTCACTGAGGAAGTGTTCAAGGATGTTGTGATTAATTTTATCAACCTAAGGAAAAGACTGAAGCATTTTTCAAATAATTTACAGAAAGACTCAATATCCTTAGCTGCATCCTGGATATCCCAGACCAGACATGCCTTATTCTTATCACATGCTTTGTCTTCCTGCAGACACAGCTGTTGTAAATGTGTCATCTCTGGTGATATTTAGCAGCACAGACACATCAATAACACTAGTGTCTGTCCAAGGATTTTACTCTTCCCAATCTCCCCCTCATCTTGTGCGGGTATGAATTTGTAAAGCCTTTATTTTacccctcccctttccttttcTACATCTTAAAATAAGGTACCTGATGTAGTGCTACCCTTTGCTATCAATGTGAACCATTACATTGTCAGGGAATGATTTTTGAAGAGCCATTCAGTTTAGTGTTCTTAAGAGAGATTTTTTCCTTAACGTTAAGCCAAGCTTAGAGCCATGACAAATGGTACTACGATTAGAGACGTAGTATGATGATAAATAACAACAAGAACATCATTTGGAGATTAATTATATTAAATGTTAAGCACTATTTTGAAATATATCTTTATACAGGAGAGCAATGTACCATGCCAGAACAGGTCAAAAGCCTCATTAGTACAATAACTTGCCTTAGCCAATGACTTAGACCTTTTGCtgcagcagaggggaaaaaactaCCATTATGTACTCAACTTACAGTATAATAAAGAAAGTAAACCTTTCAGAGTCTTGCAATGGTCTGCAAAACCACAGAGCATGGAACTGGAGGACCTCATTTTATCATGTAAAAGTATTAATGAAAATCTACATTTGTCCACATTTACTTGCTGGTGACTCTCTAGTTGGCTAGTTAGTGGACTCATCACTGCAGTACCTAATCCCCAAATTGGTGACCCAAGCCCTTAATTTAATGAGTAAATTAACAAACATTTAAACATTGTTTCTACTTATTGTGAACTGTATATCAtacaaaaacaatatttttctggTCAAACCAAACTCATCTGATAGCCTTACCTGTTTTAACCATAAGGTTCCTGGACTGCTGGCATTCCAAGGCAGGAACTGCAGTCGTGTTAGCAAAAGCTGCGCTTGAAgttgcaggagcagcagaagtGCTTTCCACTGGGGTAGGAGGAAGCCTAGTTGTTTTCGCTGATGCTGTAATAGATGTCAAAGCTGCTGTAATTGTCAGTGGGTAGGGAGTTGATGTTTTGGTGATTTCTGAGCTTGTGATTTTCATGGTGTCAGGTACTGTTGTTTCTATCTGTCTTGGTGTATGTGTTGTGGATCCTAGTGTGGAACCTGGGACTCTGCTAACTTTAGAGGTTAGAAATATAGTAGCAGTGCGTGGGGGTGACATAGATATGTTTCTTGGTGCAAATGGAAAGCCTGTGTGTGTTGCTACTGAGTTTAGAATCGATGTCATTTTTGTGGCAGTGTTATTTTTTGCAAGTGTTGATATCAGTGTGCTTAATGCCATCACAGGTGGCAGGGGTGTGTTTTCAGTGCCTAGAGAAAACAAGGATGAAGTTGGCACTGGTGAAGTTGGAGCTGATTCTCCTGTAAATGGTTTTGCTTCTGAAGTTCCTACTGTAGGTATTGCACCAGGAGACACTGAAGATAACACTGTAATGACAGAATGGGTAAAGTTGGTTGTTGACAAAAAAGCAGAAGTTAGTGGTGTTGGTGATTCATGGACAGAAGTTATGATGACTGACTGCAAAGCACTGGTGGTAGGTGTTTGCAATGGGGCGCCCTCAGTAACTTCATTAGGTACAGGAACTAATATAGTTGGATTTTGGACAATAGTAGTCAGCTGGCTAGATGGTTCTGAAAGAGAGTTATTTGAAAAGTCCCTCTGATTTCCAGGAGTCATGTATTCTTCTGTAATAGGACTGGATATCAATGCTGAGCTTGAGGATGATTTGACTACTAGAGAGGGAGAAATTGTTGGTTGTGTATCACTGATAACTATTTCATTATCAGCTGAAACAGCCCAGTTGCCAGTGAATTGAGAAGCCAGTCCGAGTTCAGATGGTGTTGAATATAAAGTATTTGTTGAAGAGACTTTTTCAGCATTAGCTGTATCAGAACTCAGCATGCTAGAAACAGTGCTCATACCATTAGCTGCAAAATCCTTAGCTGCTGGCACAAACACATGCACTGATGTTTCAGATTTTGAGGTGAGATTAACATCCCTGCTGGTAAACAATTTAGTGACATTTTGAGGTGTGTTGATATGCTTTTCTGACTGAGCTGCAGGTATTACcatagtgggggaaggggatgaatATTGAACAGTAGACATTTCTAAAGCAGATGAATACAGGTTAAAGTTTGTGAAATTTTTAGTCTTGATTCCAACAACAGGTGAAAATGAAGAATTATGATTTGATGTTGCAGAGGTATAGGTTGCTGAAGTCAGAGAGATGGTTGTTTGTTTGCTCCTAATGTTATTTATTTGCTGTTGTAGATGCGAGATGGCTGAATCTATGCCACGATAATCAGTTTCTAATGAAGAAGTGCTTGGAATAACTTCTGTTATTGCCATTTTGGCTGTTTCTTTTGTTGAAGAACCACTAGAAATCAAGGCTGTAAGGGGCCATTTAGAAGCTAAAGCTGAGGCTTTTGGAGATTTTGTAGTATCTAAACTGTTTTCTGGGACAGCAGTTGAAATAGAGACGGTTGAGGCTTTGCTGAATGTAGTTTCTGTCACTGGAACATATGGCGACAATTTATAGAGTTCTGAGGACACAATAGGAGTAAATGCATTTGAAtaacttgcatttgaaaactgacCACTGGTAACTTCAGATTTATTTAAGGGTGGTAGATGTAAGTATTCTGTACGTGGCGTGACAATGGTAGATGCTTCCACGTTGCTTTCTTCATTATCTATTAAATCTGCCAGACTTTGTCCATTAGGACTTGAAACCTGTGAAGTTTTAGAATTATAAAGAGCAGATGTCTTTATGATAGCGTGTATAAATTTTGAAAAGCCTGCAGTGGAAGTCGCCAATGATGTAACAGGTGTAAGAGGACTCATGCTTTCTGTTTGCAAAATTCTTTCAAGCATTGTTGTTCTTGTGGTGTGTTCACTAGCAGGCGATTCTGAAGGAGGTCTGGAGTATTGAGAATCGTGTGGCACGACACGGTTAGCTTCCATGTTGGTGTATATTTTGGCTACAGTATCTCTTGTAAAAGATCGATAGGCTGCTGCTCTCATTGAAGAAACATCAGAAAGTTGTGGTGGTTCAAACTCAGTTGGTAGCATGGCATTAGCTTCAGGAGGTGCATGAGTTACTTCCTTTGAAAAAACCTCATTGGCTGACACTGTTGAATGAGGTAATGAAATATTTACTAGTGAGAACATCAATGTGTTCTCATAATTTGTAGCATTTTTAATAAGTGCTGTAATATTAGAGGTCTGATTTGCCTTAGTTATTAAGGAAGTCGTTGTATCTGTTGAATAGGGGAGGGTGGCATTTTTAACAAGAAAATCTGATTCATTTGCTGGTGCTGGAAATACTGCATTGCTAGTGTTTAGTGCATctgtaaaaaatgtttttggcatTGTGAAGGAAGACTTATTTTCTGTTGAATGGGAGACTCCCAATGGACTCACAGAAGCTGGTGAAAGAAATACTGGCCTGAGAGAACCTAGCATGTCATTAGTCAATGCTGAAGAAGACTGATGACTTGTCACTTTCAGTAATGTGTGTAGAAAATCCATAGTATGGAGGAATAAAGTATTATTCGTGTAAATTTCTGATTTATTCTTAAAGATTTCTGGTGACACAGTTAGACTGCTATAATTCTCTTTGTCAGTCACCACTGCTTTGAATGGCTGATTGGAAAGATTTTCTCTAGAAGATGACACATCATCTCTTGAATGAGACAAGGACGTTCTTCGTATAGGAAGCCATGATGCACTTTTGGAAGCTACTGGTTGGGAGGATGGATATAACATTACTGACAGAGGAGCAGAAGTGTGTAAAGATAAGAAGGCAGTACTTTCTAAGGGTGACTCCCTTGCCAGTGTCTTTGTCAAATGCACCATCGTTGATCCAAAGATATTAAGAGATGTCGTACCTGTAAGCAGTCTGGGCCCTTTTCTTGATAATGTGTGATTCACTGTGCTGGGATTTACAGCAGTGCCCACACTTCGTGAGTTGCCCCTGTTTGCACTAACGTGAGAACTACTTGAATCTCTGTTGATGGAACTTTCAGTGTCTGTGGATAAAGGCACTTTGGTGGGTAGCACAGTAGACTTAGCAAAGATAATGGTATGAGGTGATGAAGAAAATGATGGTGATGGAACAGTTGAAGGAATGCCTGATCCTGGTGTGCTTTCTTTTGAAATGGAGGGTGTATCTAATGATATTAGCTGAGATGGCACAGCAGTACTTGAATGTGTCACTGATGGTGTTGTGGACAATGTGGCAAACATACTGAGTTGAGGCAAACCTGATACAGCAGCTTTTTCATCTGCATCTTGAGATGATGGTCTGAATGGTGATTCAGCTGAAActtcagcaggctcctgggaTGCACTATTACCACTGCCCTGGTAAAGAGCTGGTGAAAAATTGGTTTGATCCATAATTCTGGTACGTGTGCCAGTGAGAGTTGTTTTTATCATCTGAAGCAAGTTTGCATTCTCCAGGGTCTGTCCCATCGAAATGTCAGCCACTGAGGAGGACTTAATATCCATGGAAGGCCATGTTGGTGATAATCTAGATCTCCAGTTGGCAAGAGACTTTGTAGAGGGAGCAACATTTATTTGCTGTTGTTTGGTACCTGTAAAACAATAATTTAAATgaatgtttaaaagaaaaaaaattgaaagagtAACCTTGGTGCACTACACCAGTGAGCATGAATAAGAAATGCATAATCCTAGGCAAAGTTAGAGTGAATCACTTCTTCGTGTTCAAAGGACACCATAAATCAGAGAAAGCATCATATATTAATGTAAAAAGTATAATGTAAGAGAACATAAACCTCTCAAGTTGTTTCACTGTACTGAAAATTATAAGACAGGCCATGTTTTATAGACAGtgataatgaaaaataattactGATATTGCTCATAAGCCAAGATGACTTAACCTTCTAGAAAGTATCTCGTTGTGCTTGAGACAACCCAAAGTTTCTATCAGTCATACTTTGTCAAAACAGTATGTGTGAAGTTTAGCCTTTACAAAGGGAATGGATTCTGACAACCAGGCATCACTGATTTGGCATGCTCTGTGAAATGGGAATAGAATCAGTACTGGCTGGGTTCCTCTATGAAGCATCTGTAGGTGTTTGTCTTGCCAGTTCTGATAATATGTGTAATTATACTCAGAGAAGCAAGACAATATAACAGGGATGAAAATGAAAGGAAGGGGTAGTATTAAAACAAATGAGGAAATCAAACTTTAGCTAGTATGCATACAGATGTATAACACATCATCACTAGCACCAATTTATTTAGCATTCACCACCATAATGATACTTctaggctttgttttcttaaaatgATGACAGctagtttttaaaaagtcatagCTTAGAAAACCTTTCAttcctttttaatttaaagattATGTCTCAGTCAAGATTAATTTTAaagggggtttgttttttttcccatgaaaTACATCAGCTAAAGCTTGGCAGTGCCATTTGCCATTACAGCATAAGCCAAATGGTGGCCCAGCCTACGTACCTATGTAGAGGTATAAAAGGGAGTACTCCCCTCCTCCCTGAACAAGGAGTGAGCAAGGACACTACAGATGTAACATTGGAGGAAGTCTCACTGGTGTGCGTGTATGTGCGCATGCACGTGAGTGTGCAGAACCAGATGTGGGGGGATGCGGGGGGTgttgcactggtgcacttgcaccccctttcATTCCcactccacccaaaatttaaaaccaacttcctggcagtggcagcagcatttctagtcagacagggtgctgacagacgtggaagaaaaaaaaaccccatgctttACCGGAAACAGCAGGGGATTACTTCAGTCTGGCTTCACAGCTtttgtatagatcaggcgcttcagcagggcttcttGGCACCTTTAGCTAAAggtaattcaatcagctattagataaaagcaccaaaaaagcccctctACAAACCGCATCTCTACAAACATTGAGAAAGCCAGGTgcaactaacatgctgcctcttctgggtgtgTGCTGGGTTTGGCGTGGCAAATTTAAAGTAAAGggaattttgctttttttttctccacgtCTGCATGAGGGAGTCaactgatttcatggctcattataatctacctgatcctttCTAAATTCTTGATTCCAGAACcattaacaaccctctcttctttttaatggtcttgatgtttcacgaATCAACGTATCCTTTGtcctgcaattctgctgtttgttCGCTGCTCCTGATAAAGAAGCTCCTATATCACatccctgcagattgtttttaatttattctaatgaagttatatttgttttgcttcatTCTTAAGCCaacacagccctaggcccctaaaatattagtaaagcttctagtttatttttaactggagaaaaatgtgttgtttctaTGTGTGATGGTGCACCTCACCATGtgcaccccttttcaaaattctagatctgcctacgtgtgtgcgcgcacacgcaTAGAAAGTTTTGCTCCTCTCTGAGACTCAGTTCTTTCCTTGTGTTGCACCTGTGCTGCTCACCACCCAGTTGTCTTCCCCATATGCATGCCTCAGAGTAGATAGGCATAGTAGCTCCTTTCAGCATTAAATGCTTTAGCAGTAACATATTTCATCTAAATCAGGTCATGTCATGTCCAACACAACATTTTCTCAATGACCAGGCTTTTATCATCCAGTTCAAAATTGTATTGAATCACAGGGGGGAAAggctaatttttttctttgctctaaCTTAAGCTGTAAATGAAACATGCaacaaattattttagaaaaGCAGGATagtcagaaagagaaaagcaaaaagatACTGTCCATGAAAAAGGAAAGCTTGGGTGTCCTTCCACAGTACAGGCTGTATAACATTACTTAGGAGTAAATTTGGTAAAATAATCATACTTACAAAAGGGATAGATAGTGGCCCTAGGTATAAGCCATGGTGCCTAAGCCATGTTACACCAAGGAGAGCCCTCATATTGtcagttttaaacattttgaagGGTTACAAAAATTGTTCCTTGTTTGACTGACAAAAAGATGTCTTGTGCctacaaaggctagggacagagttgcatataaaccagtttaagtgatcagaaactggtttaaacctgtaacggaacaagagttcagtgcacataaaccagtttcaaaatggctgaaactggtttaagataaacctggttgaatgtagtatcagacttaactgatttgggtcaaactggtttatgcaacttctgtcctagaccccttcttggtttaagttaaaccagagtcccccagcatcccagcatgcttttcagccctgggctgggctatgctgtctgctccagacagcagagctggccctgcccctctgctctctagccagagcaggggcaggccgtggccagatgctggctggcatcacCCCCTAAGGCAAAGGGAACAGGGAGAGGGGTTATTTCTACCTCCCTCCCCTCTGGACCAGCCTGTcggtgctgctgagggtggatgcagaggggctgggccacaggggccaggcccttcccagtGGGTTGTAGCTTGGGCTGGAGCCGTAGGGGCTGAGCAGCTAGATTGCTCCCAGttccccatgcccaggccaggcaggggtgtCATGGAGCCTCAGCCAGCTGCAAAGGGCCCTTCCCTACCAGgccaagccagcttcccctcacctccagcagctactccccctcctgctcctgcccctactGCACCACTCTGAGTagggggaggaagctgcagcacagcaggaacaGGGACAATAACTGAGGCCCCTAAGAAAAAGCATTGGCAAAAGATGCTTGCACAATAGACAATTTCCATTTGCTGAATAGCTAAGTTTACTCTACTGTAAGCCAATACCAAACTACATGGGCCTGCTCCTACATTCCCATAATTAGCATCTGAATTAACAGTACCCCCAGAGAGGAATTTCATTTGTACAGGAGTTTTATCACATCAAGAAAATACAAAATTAGTTGTAATCATTACAGTCACAGAACCAGGAGCCAAAGTGAATGGCTATATATCATTAACATATATGCACAGCAGCAAATATTTGGAATTACATGTATTCACATAGTAATAAATATCTGCATCTCCCGCTTCTAGAATTACACACAATAACCCTGCTACCTTGAACAGCACTCTGAATGCATTATCAAATGAAGGAAAGCAGCTGAAGGATGAGATGTGAATTTTCAGGATTAActtccagaaaaaaatggaaataattctaGTAATTCCTAGACTAAGCAGGATTATTCAGCTAATAACATCACTCACTACCAAGAAGAAATGCAGGACAAAACTCTGTGTCTCAAATCCAACTCAGGTTTCCTGCATTAGCCAGTGAGGGCCCTGGGCCTTGCACCTATGATGGAACGATGTGCAGGATTAAGTCTAAAGAGAGGCAGGCCAATGGGAAGGCATTAGAAGGAAGGGGGAGCTAGGCAGGCAAAGGGGCTTTGTTATAGTTTGAGTCTTTACCAGTTAACTAAGGGGTGCCCTGAGTGATCACCATGCCTGGCAAGCAAGATACTGGCTGACAATGAAGAGAATGGAGACGTGGGTTGGCAGCAAGCTGTGTGAAAAAGTTTGTATCATAACAAGCACAGTGCAGTGCTTGGGTCTCAGCACTGTTTCTGATGTGTATTTCAGGGCCTTTGGCAGATCACTGGGTACATCTGGCGCAGGCTGTTGGAATTCCATATCAGGGGCTGGCAATTTTTGCTGGCAGGTGTCTAGAATAATCCAGCTGTGACTGGAAACAGGTGGGCATTAGAACCccgctgctgtcactgctcctccccactgcttAGCTGTGGGTAACACAAGTGTGGCAAAAGTCCTCCTCAGCCAAAGCCTATGTGGCCTGACTATCATGCAATACAAGGGAACACCCCTCTGTCACAGCCCCAGATGGCCAACTCCAGCACAGAACAGGGAGAGTCCTGCACCATCAAATGCTGCTGAAGCTACAGCTCCATGGGCTGAAACCAAAGACTCCATGGGCCACAGGTTGCCATCCCCTATTCTAAATACTCAAGATGCAGAAATATACCAAGTGGACATATTTTGCTTCAGCTCAATTTTGGCAGCTTTTTTTTTCATATAGACTAGTATAAATTATTCAAGTTTTACAAGTCTGTAACACTTTCACAATTGTGTTCTTGTCACAGATGTTGCCAGCCAAGACAATTGTAGTGGCTGCTGGAGACAAGGAACATGCGTTCTTTAACAGTACATGCTGGTACAACACAAGCTGCCAGATGAGCTTAGAAATCTATTTAGGAGACCAAACATTTATGTCCAGTTCAACAAACTACTTAAGTATGAGCATCACTTTAAAACACATGGAAAAGTCCAATTGCTCACCATATAATCTTAACATGTACCTTACTGAATGAGAATGAACTAAATACATACTTCAAATAAAGCATGTACTTAAAAACTTTGCTGACCAAGCACCTTAATCCAGGGGTAGCCAATTTACAGCACatgtgctccaagtggcacaggaagcctctgtgtgtggcctACAGCAGATTGGGAGGCgtcaggcagcacagtggcagacagagCAGGAAGTGGAAAGCAGAGGAGCACAGGTCAGGGAGCAGCAGATTATGCCTGGGAAGGGGATTAAAGTGGTActtaggggctagggacagacattttaaaagtctgagcctgaactgattcaatttttgcaggttaacctaatctggctaggctaaactggctTGTAACCA
This genomic window from Alligator mississippiensis isolate rAllMis1 chromosome 2, rAllMis1, whole genome shotgun sequence contains:
- the KIAA1549L gene encoding UPF0606 protein KIAA1549L homolog isoform X4, which encodes MAAREEQGAGPARGQWRAGRCAEGPGAARLRRLLLLLLVLLPGARAQHGTKQQQINVAPSTKSLANWRSRLSPTWPSMDIKSSSVADISMGQTLENANLLQMIKTTLTGTRTRIMDQTNFSPALYQGSGNSASQEPAEVSAESPFRPSSQDADEKAAVSGLPQLSMFATLSTTPSVTHSSTAVPSQLISLDTPSISKESTPGSGIPSTVPSPSFSSSPHTIIFAKSTVLPTKVPLSTDTESSINRDSSSSHVSANRGNSRSVGTAVNPSTVNHTLSRKGPRLLTGTTSLNIFGSTMVHLTKTLARESPLESTAFLSLHTSAPLSVMLYPSSQPVASKSASWLPIRRTSLSHSRDDVSSSRENLSNQPFKAVVTDKENYSSLTVSPEIFKNKSEIYTNNTLFLHTMDFLHTLLKVTSHQSSSALTNDMLGSLRPVFLSPASVSPLGVSHSTENKSSFTMPKTFFTDALNTSNAVFPAPANESDFLVKNATLPYSTDTTTSLITKANQTSNITALIKNATNYENTLMFSLVNISLPHSTVSANEVFSKEVTHAPPEANAMLPTEFEPPQLSDVSSMRAAAYRSFTRDTVAKIYTNMEANRVVPHDSQYSRPPSESPASEHTTRTTMLERILQTESMSPLTPVTSLATSTAGFSKFIHAIIKTSALYNSKTSQVSSPNGQSLADLIDNEESNVEASTIVTPRTEYLHLPPLNKSEVTSGQFSNASYSNAFTPIVSSELYKLSPYVPVTETTFSKASTVSISTAVPENSLDTTKSPKASALASKWPLTALISSGSSTKETAKMAITEVIPSTSSLETDYRGIDSAISHLQQQINNIRSKQTTISLTSATYTSATSNHNSSFSPVVGIKTKNFTNFNLYSSALEMSTVQYSSPSPTMVIPAAQSEKHINTPQNVTKLFTSRDVNLTSKSETSVHVFVPAAKDFAANGMSTVSSMLSSDTANAEKVSSTNTLYSTPSELGLASQFTGNWAVSADNEIVISDTQPTISPSLVVKSSSSSALISSPITEEYMTPGNQRDFSNNSLSEPSSQLTTIVQNPTILVPVPNEVTEGAPLQTPTTSALQSVIITSVHESPTPLTSAFLSTTNFTHSVITVLSSVSPGAIPTVGTSEAKPFTGESAPTSPVPTSSLFSLGTENTPLPPVMALSTLISTLAKNNTATKMTSILNSVATHTGFPFAPRNISMSPPRTATIFLTSKVSRVPGSTLGSTTHTPRQIETTVPDTMKITSSEITKTSTPYPLTITAALTSITASAKTTRLPPTPVESTSAAPATSSAAFANTTAVPALECQQSRNLMVKTVLLLNTRRLLISGSLKENVTKGLTLVLRQAFNQNVNAQVEILEQSNNVTVGYYVTQGRLVFIPAAVIEMLIAYGVSNATADIKQHVPNLQSVAVLALPWNPLPAYHFQLKTELQFVGQTDNIQSCKFVQTMEQRLQRAFQDAERKVLNTSNNLTVQILNTSNISQGVTLFYVVSNQSTTLNGTVSSNLLNQLSAELVGFYLTYPPLTIAESLEYPNLDVSESTRDYWVITVIQGVDITLLGLNNQSFARLMEQRLAPLFMMSHQQGRRFKRATTVGSYTVQMVKMQRIPGPKEPAELTYYTLYNAKPLLGTAAAKILSTVDSQRMALTLGYVIQVQADPVVKNPPNNLWIIAAVLAPIAVVTVIIIIITAVLCRKNKNDFKPDTMMNLPQRAKPVQGFDYAKQHLGQQGAEDEVLPVTQETVVLPLPVRDAPASQEREITQDGSTIKTAKSNETRKSRSPSQNGSVITNESGKPSSGRSSPQKVMAQQKVTKDEGRKRNGFKSSKNIVPISDEEEGDILFDNSIAKSAIDPFDTSSGSVQLIAIKPMALPPVHAASDRSQESAIINGEVNKALKQKSDIEHYRNKLRLKAKRKGYYDFPQVDNNKGLTERRKLYEKPQKEIDHGLDPEIDVSSPFAEPKNRQQMKNSVYRSRQSLNSPSPGETEMDLLVTRERPRRGIRNSGYDAYRFSQLPEMIMGSPPPPVPPRTGPVAVASLRRSTSDIGSKTRISEASVTEQAQHHDPTSFAPSSRAPVSMGPLDQSALNYSGNTVPAVFAIPAANRTGFTGYFIPTPPTAYRNQAWMPYAGENELPGQWADSVPLPGYIEAYPRPRYPHNSPSRLHRQYSQPASMHPSLEQAPLPSTAASQQSLTENDPSDTPLTNISTAALVKAIREEVAKLAKKQTDMFEFQV